A single window of uncultured Methanospirillum sp. DNA harbors:
- a CDS encoding DUF447 domain-containing protein, with product MNQSRFWPMQEGINEIIATVRLHAAPMGVICRGDRIMMAVFRSSHTASLIEETGLVVANIMHDPVIFVRAAFSDLDPDDFIEFEEAGHQVCRLSSAESWVVYRSRIDQKTEQKLLVSLEPIRIELAESTIVPINRGFNSVIEAAVHGTRYVLTRDSALKDKIDHHVDLVKRCGGERELEALRLLQGYLS from the coding sequence GTGAACCAGTCCCGCTTCTGGCCGATGCAGGAGGGGATAAACGAGATCATTGCGACGGTAAGGTTGCATGCCGCTCCAATGGGGGTGATCTGTCGTGGTGATCGTATCATGATGGCCGTGTTCAGGAGCAGTCACACAGCTTCATTGATTGAAGAAACCGGGCTGGTGGTTGCCAACATCATGCATGATCCTGTGATCTTTGTCAGGGCTGCATTCTCAGATCTCGATCCTGATGATTTTATAGAATTTGAAGAAGCAGGGCATCAGGTCTGCAGGCTCTCTTCAGCAGAGAGCTGGGTTGTGTATCGTTCAAGGATCGATCAGAAGACCGAACAGAAACTCCTCGTCAGTCTTGAACCGATCAGAATTGAACTTGCAGAGTCCACAATTGTTCCGATAAACAGGGGATTCAACAGTGTCATCGAGGCTGCTGTGCACGGCACACGATATGTTCTGACACGTGATTCTGCACTGAAAGACAAGATAGATCATCATGTTGACCTCGTGAAGCGATGCGGAGGGGAACGGGAACTTGAAGCTCTCCGGCTGTTGCAGGGTTATCTCTCCTAA
- a CDS encoding acetate uptake transporter, which yields MGQTEPSNNKMLVAEITANPAPLGLLGFGMTTVLLNLHNAGYFTLGSMILAMGLAYGGTAQIIAGIMEWKKNNTFGTTAFTSYGLFWISLVILLILPKLGLADGTGGNTAMAAYLAMWGLFTAFMFVGTLRANRAIQFVFASLTILFFLLALGDITGIEAITRLAGYEGIICGFSAIYAGLAQVINEAHERTILPLWPV from the coding sequence ATGGGACAGACAGAACCTTCAAACAACAAAATGCTCGTTGCAGAGATTACTGCAAACCCTGCCCCGCTCGGACTGCTCGGATTTGGAATGACGACAGTCCTGCTAAACCTGCACAACGCCGGTTACTTCACATTGGGATCGATGATCCTGGCGATGGGACTGGCATATGGAGGAACCGCACAGATCATTGCCGGGATCATGGAATGGAAAAAGAACAACACCTTTGGAACAACCGCATTCACGTCATACGGACTCTTCTGGATCTCACTGGTTATTTTATTGATCCTGCCTAAACTAGGACTCGCTGACGGGACCGGAGGGAACACAGCCATGGCAGCATACCTCGCCATGTGGGGCCTCTTCACCGCATTCATGTTTGTCGGAACACTCCGTGCAAACCGTGCAATACAGTTTGTCTTCGCTTCACTTACAATTCTCTTCTTCCTGCTTGCACTGGGAGACATCACAGGTATCGAGGCGATCACACGGCTTGCCGGATATGAGGGAATAATCTGTGGATTCTCAGCAATTTACGCAGGACTTGCACAGGTAATCAATGAGGCCCATGAGAGAACAATTCTCCCACTCTGGCCGGTATAA
- a CDS encoding PAS domain-containing protein, giving the protein MDNTEWERIFNAIPDMIALIGPDHTIQKMNRAMAENLGIPLKKAIGTHCDELVHGTSGPVLACPHTALIRDNMDHTADIYNELSGITG; this is encoded by the coding sequence ATGGATAATACCGAGTGGGAACGTATATTCAATGCAATTCCTGATATGATCGCTCTGATCGGTCCTGATCATACTATTCAGAAGATGAATCGTGCCATGGCTGAAAACCTTGGTATACCACTCAAAAAGGCTATCGGTACACACTGTGATGAACTTGTCCACGGGACCAGCGGCCCTGTTCTCGCCTGTCCGCACACAGCATTAATCCGGGACAACATGGACCATACCGCTGATATTTACAATGAACTCAGCGGTATTACAGGGTGA
- a CDS encoding PAS domain S-box protein: MSCTPLYTAEDSPVVSIHIIRDIAEQHKREEQIKADSVFIQLLVDTIPSPIFYKDKNGLYLGSNEAWALFLGLKKGEVIGKTVYDILPEEMAREHDRQDKDLLATGGSVQYESRSQGVDGKVHDIIMSKAVFPDETGERAGIVGFIIDITDRKLMENAIMETNRKLSILSSVTRHDILNSITALAGYLEFSKEKCSGSDQESLLSKATQLTAIIQRQIEFTRIYQDIGIRPPEWQLLSNLVIKATQTLDMTGISVENETGRIEIYAEPLIEKVFFNLMENSIRHGGNISRISVTTEEDGGYLRIIYTDDGSGICETDKKRLFTKGFGKNTGLGLFLSREILAITRMSITENGGPGKGVRFEISVPSGSYRVALS; the protein is encoded by the coding sequence GTGAGTTGTACTCCTTTATACACTGCAGAAGATAGTCCGGTTGTCAGTATTCATATCATAAGGGATATCGCCGAGCAGCACAAACGCGAAGAACAAATTAAAGCCGACTCGGTATTTATCCAGCTTCTTGTTGACACGATTCCGAGCCCGATTTTTTACAAGGATAAGAACGGGTTATACCTTGGATCCAATGAAGCATGGGCTCTCTTTCTCGGTCTGAAAAAGGGTGAAGTGATCGGGAAGACAGTATATGATATTCTCCCGGAAGAGATGGCACGCGAACATGATCGGCAGGATAAGGACCTCCTGGCTACAGGCGGCAGTGTACAGTACGAGAGTAGATCTCAGGGGGTTGATGGTAAAGTTCACGACATTATTATGAGCAAAGCTGTTTTTCCTGATGAGACTGGAGAAAGGGCAGGAATTGTGGGTTTTATTATCGATATCACCGATCGCAAGCTTATGGAGAATGCCATCATGGAGACGAATCGGAAACTCTCCATCCTCTCATCGGTAACAAGGCATGATATCCTCAACTCAATCACCGCTCTTGCCGGATATCTTGAGTTCAGTAAAGAGAAATGTTCAGGATCTGATCAGGAGTCTCTCCTCTCTAAAGCAACACAACTTACTGCAATCATCCAGAGGCAGATAGAGTTCACACGTATATACCAGGACATCGGGATCAGGCCGCCAGAATGGCAACTGCTGTCAAATCTCGTCATCAAGGCGACGCAGACGCTGGATATGACTGGTATTTCGGTTGAGAATGAGACCGGCAGAATTGAGATCTACGCAGAGCCTCTCATCGAGAAGGTCTTCTTCAATCTTATGGAGAACAGTATCAGGCATGGAGGAAATATCTCCAGGATCTCTGTAACAACCGAAGAGGATGGTGGTTATCTTCGGATCATCTATACAGATGACGGATCCGGTATATGTGAAACAGACAAAAAGCGGTTGTTCACCAAAGGATTTGGAAAGAATACCGGTCTTGGTCTGTTTCTCTCCCGGGAGATTCTGGCGATCACAAGAATGAGTATTACAGAAAATGGTGGACCGGGAAAAGGAGTCAGATTTGAGATCAGTGTCCCGTCCGGATCATACCGTGTTGCATTGTCATAA
- a CDS encoding archaellin/type IV pilin N-terminal domain-containing protein, whose translation MSREPGFSGLEAAVVLIAFVVVAAVFAYVTMSTGFFATQRFQEVTYAGIKQSTSTAITDGLVRGKYTDANGLESLSFSLSVPETGEAIDLSEMVYYYAQGSGAGGEVPLANVQPGSGLLYPGGSTRVTLNLLTAGMNGPKAGGSFSLEIKPPVGASTLIQRTLPDAFAGGYIP comes from the coding sequence ATGAGTAGAGAGCCGGGATTTTCAGGGCTTGAAGCAGCAGTAGTGCTGATCGCGTTTGTTGTTGTTGCAGCGGTCTTTGCTTATGTGACGATGAGCACCGGCTTTTTTGCTACCCAGCGTTTTCAGGAGGTAACGTATGCCGGAATCAAGCAGAGTACGTCAACCGCTATCACTGATGGCCTTGTCAGGGGAAAATATACTGATGCAAACGGTCTTGAGTCCCTGAGTTTCAGCCTGAGTGTACCTGAGACCGGAGAAGCCATTGATCTGTCAGAGATGGTCTACTATTATGCACAGGGTAGCGGAGCCGGTGGTGAAGTTCCATTAGCAAACGTGCAGCCAGGCAGTGGTCTTCTCTATCCTGGGGGGAGTACGCGGGTGACTCTTAATCTTCTAACTGCAGGAATGAACGGTCCGAAGGCAGGAGGATCCTTCTCACTTGAGATCAAACCTCCGGTCGGGGCATCAACACTCATTCAGCGGACTCTGCCGGATGCGTTTGCAGGCGGTTACATACCGTAA
- a CDS encoding DUF308 domain-containing protein: MAETIDASEDVQALVCAGSFPWWSVLLWGICAMIIGILLLVSPVITTIALITMIGAWWFVGGIFSLLSLTVDRSHLALKVITAVLSLIAGLAILGYPLFSTLILLPFFVMLIAVWGIVIGGAQLYHGYLVKDWGSVALGLLSVIFGILLLVYPLQAALSLPFVAGIFALIGGISAIMGSFNLRKIQTS, encoded by the coding sequence ATGGCTGAAACCATAGACGCATCTGAAGATGTTCAGGCTCTCGTCTGTGCCGGATCATTCCCCTGGTGGAGTGTCCTGCTCTGGGGAATCTGTGCAATGATCATCGGGATACTGCTCCTGGTAAGCCCGGTGATCACAACCATTGCCCTCATAACCATGATAGGGGCCTGGTGGTTTGTTGGAGGAATCTTCTCACTTCTGAGTCTGACTGTTGACCGTTCGCACCTGGCTTTGAAAGTGATTACCGCTGTATTAAGCCTCATAGCCGGCCTTGCAATCCTCGGATACCCGCTCTTCAGCACACTGATCCTTCTCCCGTTCTTTGTGATGCTGATCGCGGTATGGGGTATTGTTATCGGAGGAGCGCAACTCTATCACGGATATCTGGTCAAAGACTGGGGATCAGTTGCACTCGGTCTCCTGAGTGTTATCTTTGGTATCCTGCTCCTTGTTTATCCTCTTCAGGCAGCCCTTTCACTTCCATTCGTAGCAGGAATCTTTGCACTCATCGGCGGGATATCTGCAATAATGGGATCATTTAACCTGAGAAAGATCCAGACATCCTAA
- a CDS encoding 4Fe-4S double cluster binding domain-containing protein, with amino-acid sequence MSLDEALRQIAEQAGVNHYGVADLRSAHEAVRNQGGDEIAMYPLAVTVGVDLLHPLVDLLPEGSETGSIMYRHYVYNVVNSRLDSLISQLAGRIQQEGFAAFPVPASTRTDNEKIAAFFSHKLAAHCAGLGWIGKSCLLITRSAGPRVRWGSILTNAPLVPTGSPMKERCGSCQECVDACPVHAFTGESFREEDPRETRFDAGKCDRYFASLREQGKEAVCGMCVYACPYGKRAAEKIELP; translated from the coding sequence ATGTCTCTTGATGAGGCACTTCGGCAGATTGCAGAGCAGGCCGGAGTGAATCACTATGGAGTTGCCGACCTCAGGTCTGCACATGAGGCGGTCCGGAATCAGGGTGGAGATGAGATCGCCATGTATCCTCTTGCTGTCACCGTGGGAGTGGATCTACTTCATCCGCTTGTCGACCTCCTGCCTGAGGGATCAGAAACTGGCTCGATCATGTACAGGCACTATGTTTATAATGTGGTCAATTCAAGGCTTGATAGTCTCATCTCCCAACTAGCCGGACGAATACAGCAGGAAGGGTTTGCAGCATTTCCTGTTCCCGCATCAACTCGTACAGACAATGAGAAGATAGCAGCATTTTTTTCGCACAAACTCGCAGCGCACTGTGCTGGTCTTGGCTGGATCGGGAAGAGTTGCCTTCTCATCACCAGATCTGCAGGTCCAAGGGTCAGATGGGGGAGCATTCTTACGAACGCACCATTGGTTCCGACCGGATCTCCTATGAAAGAGCGGTGTGGTTCATGCCAGGAATGTGTTGATGCCTGCCCTGTTCATGCCTTTACAGGCGAGTCTTTCAGAGAAGAAGATCCACGGGAGACCCGGTTTGATGCAGGCAAGTGTGACAGGTATTTTGCCTCACTTCGAGAGCAGGGAAAAGAAGCGGTCTGTGGCATGTGCGTATACGCTTGTCCTTACGGAAAACGTGCAGCAGAAAAGATAGAACTGCCCTGA
- a CDS encoding GyrI-like domain-containing protein, whose protein sequence is MAIDQIPIGRFSLISHLSLKALRIYDRKGLLVPAAKDRITGYRNYTASQIGTGVVIRTLSLLGFSLDDIAIILQAKESGDDKTIRALISERRTQVGVEIDRLHKIEEILRHQEISLELMPMSCSEPVIKEITPIRVLSIRDKGRYEEICSRLIGELCGIVESEDAGQTGLRMAGPPMSIYHDGEYRETDADVEVAFPILGRLSKDSDRIRISTLTGGRFLTLIYKGPYMGIHEGWSRAYSYATEKGISLGIPGRELYLNDPCNLPPEELLTEIQIPVIGEAELP, encoded by the coding sequence ATGGCAATCGATCAGATTCCTATCGGCAGGTTCTCACTTATCAGTCATCTCTCTCTGAAAGCACTTCGGATATATGACCGGAAAGGTCTGCTTGTCCCGGCTGCAAAAGATCGGATCACCGGATACCGGAATTACACTGCATCGCAGATCGGAACCGGTGTGGTTATCAGAACCCTCTCACTCCTGGGTTTCAGTCTCGATGATATAGCCATAATTCTACAGGCAAAAGAATCAGGCGATGATAAAACGATCCGGGCGCTTATATCTGAAAGGAGGACACAGGTAGGAGTCGAGATCGACCGGTTACACAAGATCGAAGAGATTCTCCGTCATCAGGAGATCTCCCTTGAGTTGATGCCCATGAGTTGTTCAGAACCGGTTATCAAAGAGATCACCCCGATCAGGGTGCTGAGTATACGCGACAAAGGACGATATGAAGAGATCTGCTCCCGCCTCATCGGTGAGCTCTGTGGGATAGTAGAGTCTGAAGATGCAGGACAGACCGGTCTTCGCATGGCCGGTCCCCCCATGAGTATCTACCATGATGGAGAGTACAGGGAGACAGATGCAGATGTGGAGGTTGCATTTCCAATTCTTGGGAGACTCAGCAAAGATTCAGATCGAATTCGGATATCAACTCTGACCGGAGGACGATTCCTCACACTGATCTATAAAGGTCCTTACATGGGGATTCATGAAGGATGGTCCCGGGCTTATTCGTATGCCACAGAAAAGGGCATCTCGCTTGGGATTCCCGGGAGAGAACTGTACCTGAATGATCCCTGCAACCTTCCACCAGAAGAGTTACTGACCGAGATTCAGATTCCTGTTATCGGAGAGGCTGAACTTCCCTGA
- a CDS encoding GNAT family N-acetyltransferase: MVRVIGSPRLISAAGSPPKTIAEYIGRAVSGTGQVSIAMMKSPPGWAEPGQTPEFDEYSVVLQGALVLSTRTGSVQVQSGQTAIAPAGEWVRYSSPEGAEYLAVCVPAFSPELVHRDGEEKRSEPDIVDSADITYEEFGKDGLPYIEDLWNQLRTHHVCNARYFRDLLQERPFSERCDDIRKTNADREILVHLAQVQGHGPYIGFCVSSAAPGSYGEIESIYVMSEYRSLGIGTSFMNRALAWIRQRNVTEYRVRVCEGNEQSFRFYERFGFYLRRHLLLKKTEQQP, encoded by the coding sequence ATGGTCAGGGTTATCGGCTCACCCAGGCTGATTTCGGCAGCCGGCTCTCCACCGAAAACAATTGCTGAGTACATCGGGAGAGCGGTATCCGGAACAGGGCAGGTAAGTATTGCCATGATGAAGAGTCCACCCGGATGGGCTGAACCAGGCCAGACTCCTGAGTTTGATGAATATTCAGTAGTTCTGCAAGGTGCACTTGTCCTCTCAACCAGAACCGGTTCAGTACAGGTTCAGAGTGGACAGACCGCCATTGCGCCGGCAGGTGAGTGGGTCAGGTATAGTTCACCAGAAGGGGCCGAGTACCTGGCAGTCTGTGTTCCTGCCTTCAGTCCGGAACTGGTACATCGTGATGGAGAAGAGAAGAGATCGGAACCAGATATCGTAGATTCAGCAGATATCACATACGAAGAGTTCGGGAAAGACGGTCTGCCTTATATTGAGGATCTCTGGAACCAGCTCCGGACTCATCATGTCTGCAATGCCCGGTACTTCAGAGATCTGCTACAGGAACGGCCGTTCTCTGAACGATGTGACGATATCAGGAAAACTAATGCAGATCGGGAGATTCTTGTTCACCTGGCTCAGGTTCAGGGGCATGGGCCATATATCGGATTCTGTGTAAGTTCTGCAGCACCCGGTTCGTACGGCGAGATCGAGTCCATTTATGTAATGTCTGAGTACCGGTCACTGGGTATCGGAACGTCTTTTATGAACCGGGCCCTCGCATGGATCAGACAGAGGAATGTAACCGAATACAGGGTCAGGGTCTGTGAAGGTAATGAACAGTCCTTCAGATTTTATGAACGGTTCGGGTTTTACCTCAGACGGCATCTCCTCCTAAAAAAGACAGAGCAACAACCATGA